In Aspergillus nidulans FGSC A4 chromosome IV, a single window of DNA contains:
- a CDS encoding uncharacterized protein (transcript_id=CADANIAT00000755), with protein sequence MPTWESGLRSIFNHVVLPPELPGHADEHPEAVEKELMRRLLNTVTLMKTKADEELFPTWQILENTLKLSSIVNEGVICNKAALIEALKKVGSENAVIVRVQEQNAGLLIRHDEAGVIFEAFEISGSAEQTLAAKGALQWDFPGCAVSLPHEIFSDHSFQANLAMFLEKASVEYLPQFAAKVRKAGKDVTEDRDTCDPALITQCLMTLLEANGKRLSVPCLRKRVNDDVCWNQAKVPWRRSPMWLTLRVCLQRLLHLQLGEAGRVQYKNLMCMLLAKLLDDCVRVLSSEHYHLLKVKLCRRLAKLEAEKESGSAQVHMAYTAALRLIEPYCMASIDAATSAIHKEWNFWKQDIQRQIPKLPSCTPSDCYLTLPNSIEYLKNIFHPRQHKSPQASFIEPCHLDSIVTSSTTKQFAALTKRYSVLADREAAIASDAFELPSAPEAITKQCIDLASSIGDYMETVGDAYDDDPEQFSLFILSIFDMWVAMDRAAIKAYPVLKDFHPWFNPELLDVLLLERLKDMRRLQSIQFHLQSRCTEAKYGKMTIFGDPMPGCFAERYFDSPSAGPLHKLRQRILKASQEAEDYKRKELEEINRSFTHLTDKLRSTSCTFLRNPDGSHDIRGCIHCYYLRSRRRLKIDVHENYLPFDLRGEVQQKAILFELQTPKALAAYREVTWNIVNRLCAKPSPSDKGNPELLLADYTQLKIYREKRAGTFSLASPKKSFIGTHYRWKGLPADVQDIILPHGPEYYFYDSGRELWFSDYPQQLSFAHHFVLRIPKESPFSCLYSSSCFAPDTEGPSSYKIAANISECPTALTVHEFTAHQTITGGRNRRWLSILAELGSSNINFGLQETMILFHHLALQAGPRLEHTNFRAVHVMFRDEQFCQRMTEQVSRHAESIATNHREHNMMETLLTLCLRLFSLGSAESRFASKRVLQKIRQITMSWIKLLRDETRKADDVNVVNTAARYCFLSALLCRRSFTPWLTSQAPLDPESLRCFFDASLAMQESLVADLSLFSNITRNMLIRDIKMTSQMSVLISTSAMQEPNSIGAAIDAAWPQADNKPRKYGEWRLLSHPYENWVTSQTDASDDILSQRFYFHLLQGHLVVDGKTIGKLPADIRDSPVLKELFGSQRLFALPSNLPGMEWTLLNSADGHRIHLAHRGEQLIIRAEAYRSILELVPRSVFGRGPNFDLPYPLIIDCIHWMDLRTGILEVRQKPRIWKRREGNWKIDIRTRKCERKRVTLVDPFSSLARQISQVFQHFEQSNRITIIRTPKTLIVELKRLNLDFSLTKWGSLKCHQLGALIDRDQDPGTFYGLQSMLVLRDDRSGQRSILVPLGDPSWTRHGSHVRVKLESNGIYVKYTINNVLRRLECPANPRLLYVKAQLHALTSHLLPDPLTGRTGTQEALDCLRSGFCQPWVPLSSDARNILHQIASLTPRREYYPKVKRRQQRVFWNPHLTANIQHEGFYPLVEVIIKRSEILSRFSTKQADSINESTMPVSISHLRERAHRRRSIFEAFDFSQPALAEDTPYVARDGWSSSRRVTNVREVVTLLLNEPSAIHTTRNLMGLLESWPSIGGYSNTCTYYNISDYLSLNVAEEWGGLVNMSRKSRKEDVHNLIFKLGVIAFQDGVNMTALRVIASFFVFPEFRSGLQFPHFPSFVRFARDEKPTVDSLLPLIRMSYPARPMISRRHRVYKDSALGYEANCEKEGVELAKLLIRQWPCAEPSAEYFEPKDIDKAQAMKALLPEWTRIYHNLHFQGHIEKVQTILNHHYRVYYDFAPMAASSSIHKEYLGPKRKFIFVSYPKVKEDLLAKPALGLLETLGLPKETAVPEVEEPPTGTQDSNTLQSPSPHILELENIVHQLGRSECPVKFAYAQDLEQSIAALKTIRDTDQLHRANPLMEKGTLDQDIIISRNKIKDYYDCISNSLSASDETFKWLSIGNLWPTLTPTTILQQLRSTSRHEFGPDMKELFVSYALAIAKLQKLLRLKEAATKREENTVNHDCTDPGHVNWNPFDFPDWILLEIDANFQIRQDQVTVAMEMISPSSGSNSVLQMNMGQGKTSVIMPMVAAVLANGEVLSRLLVPKALLSQAAQILQSRLGGLLGRDIVHVPFSRRTRTTHSLLEDYRQLHEGTLLSSGIILGVPEHILSFKLSGLQRLADSKLPEAGVMIDTQKWLEEVSRDVIDEADFTLAVKTQLIYPGGSQLAVDGHPERWEVAMTLLGLCACYLKDLSKEYPRSIDILERNSTGFPVTYILRKDVEHALVHKIAQDICNEKTSLLPLRDCNKMDKEAIRLFITEEKVEKSVTKRVAKLFPDTPKLRKVVYLLRGLLVHGILILCLKKRWNVEYGLHPGRDPIAVPFHAKGVPSEQAEWGHPDVAILFTCLAFYYEGLSQQQLKKSLGAVLKSDHPFTEYERWTQTSATLPEALRHWAAITVDDAGLVAEIWRHLRYTREVINHFLSNFVFPLHARQFATKLSASGWDLILSRGSQYRSTDGLWVHPGFTTGFSGTNDNRRLLPLTIEQCDLPGLSHTNAEVLTYLLQPRNRCYRVAIGPYERRMSENALLEYLYKENIRVLIDAGAFIMEMNNETVAKTWLQADWKAKGAVYFGDDNIPWVMYRNFKRAPLFASPFADDLSEALVYLDEARSRGVDLRFPPSAVGALTLGLGQTKDHTVQAAMRLRQLGSTQSVTFIAPPEVHQSILHVCNKTSKDKLDSSDVVAWLLDQTCAVNLELSPLYFAQGKDFTSRLQAATAHKMIFSNVEHRTAYLRVLQQPEQQTLEQLYEPTYREETASSLSVTTFASAGKVGRLMQALEKRRLESHKLASVISSALEQVEQEREVAYEIEEEREIQRPSQKKALRFPGLHESILNFAKGEPLGSSGILSASEWLEKTHLGEKYKIEGSSLVSHLHLSAEFSRTVKLKNSEKSDTYIRPVNWLLYNTVTETALVIISEEAEILIPIMRASTSRTTHLILYAAPWTKSMLHFNNLTYYSLPSLRDGWTPPTWLPFELGIIAGRLYFPFSEYEDASNPLYSLARNPDGEDESLDSWAKNHLNFLQEWLAIRRQGQDVTDTPMGYICQNWPLRREHPFFATRSAQEGMNAPGLECLRFTMSDQEEEYYSSDEDLMEVNMGGNVDDEVHGENVGIE encoded by the exons ATGCCTACGTGGGAAAGTGGTCTTCGTTCTATCTTCAACCACGTTGTCCTGCCCCCTGAGTTACCTGGACATGCTGATGAACATCCCGAGGCAGTTGAAAAGGAATTGATGCGTCGGCTGCTCAATACAGTGACGTTGATGAAAACCAAGGCAGACGAAGAGCTGTTTCCAACCTGGCAGATCCTGGAAAATACATTGAAACTGTCTTCCATCGTGAACGAAGGAGTGATCTGCAACAAGGCAGCTCTTATCGAAGCTCTGAAGAAAGTGGGTTCAGAGAATGCCGTGATTGTTCGTGTCCAAGAGCAGAATGCAGGTCTTCTTATCAG ACATGATGAAGCAGGTGTTATTTTCGAAGCCTTCGAGATCTCTGGGTCTGCCGAACAAACCCTTGCTGCTAAAGGTGCTTTACAATGGGACTTTCCTGGGTGTGCCGTTTCTTTACCGCACGAGATTTTCTCCGACCACAGCTTTCAAGCGAACCTTGCTATGTTCCTTGAGAAGGCAAGTGTCGAATATCTTCCTCAGTTTGCTGCCAAGGTTCGCAAAGCAGGTAAAGATGTGACTGAGGATCGAGACACATGTGATCCTGCGCTCATAACACAATGTTTAATGACTCTCCTCGAGGCCAATGGAAAACGACTGTCTGTGCCATGTTTGAGGAAGCGCGTCAATGATGATGTCTGCTGGAACCAGGCAAAAGTTCCCTGGAGGCGCTCCCCTATGTGGCTTACTCTGAGGGTCTGCCTTCAACGTCTGCTACACTTGCAACTCGGAGAGGCTGGACGTGTACAGTACAAAAACTTGATGTGCATGCTTTTAGCAAAGTTATTAGATGACTGCGTGAGAGTGTTGAGTTCAGAGCACTATCATTTATTGAAGGTCAAGCTGTGCCGCCGCCTGGCGAAGCTcgaagcagagaaagaatcCGGTTCTGCCCAGGTACACATGGCATACACTGCGGCTCTTCGCTTGATTGAACCTTACTGCATGGCCTCGATTGATGCTGCGACCTCAGCGATCCATAAGGAATGGAATTTCTGGAAACAGGATATTCAGCGGCAAATTCCGAAACTGCCCTCTTGCACGCCCAGTGACTGTTATCTGACACTTCCTAATAGCATCGAATATCTCAAGAACATTTTCCATCCACGTCAACACAAGTCTCCTCAAGCAAGCTTTATAGAGCCATGCCATCTTGATAGTATTGTGACAAGCAGTACGACAAAGCAGTTCGCCGCCTTGACCAAGAGGTATTCAGTACTTGCGGATCGAGAGGCGGCTATAGCCTCCGACGCATTTGAGCTTCCATCCGCACCGGAAGCAATTACCAAGCAATGCATAGACTTGGCATCCTCCATTGGGGACTATATGGAGACCGTTGGGGATGCGTACGACGATGACCCTGAGCAGTTTTCACTTTTTATTCTCAGCATCTTCGACATGTGGGTAGCCATGGACAGAGCTGCAATAAAAGCATATCCTGTTTTGAAGGATTTCCATCCATGGTTCAACCCAGAGCTCCTTGATGTATTACTTCTAGAACGTTTGAAAGATATGAGACGTCTTCAAAGCATCCAATTTCATCTTCAGTCTCGCTGTACAGAAGCCAAATATGGCAAGATGACGATTTTCGGAGACCCGATGCCTGGCTGTTTTGCTGAGCGGTATTTCGATTCACCTAGCGCAGGCCCGCTTCACAAGCTGCGACAGCGTATATTGAAAGCGTCACAAGAGGCTGAAGATtacaagagaaaagaattAGAGGAAATCAATAGGTCTTTTACTCATCTGACTGACAAGCTGAGATCCACCAGTTGCACTTTCCTTCGCAACCCCGACGGATCTCACGATATTCGTGGCTGCATTCATTGCTATTATTTGAGATCCCGACGCCGACTCAAAATTGACGTCCATGAAAATTATCTACCATTTGATCTCCGGGGCGAAGTCCAGCAGAAGGCCATCCTTTTTGAGCTTCAGACGCCGAAAGCCTTAGCAGCTTATCGTGAAGTCACTTGGAATATTGTGAATAGACTCTGTGCTAAGCCAAGTCCTTCCGATAAGGGCAATCCAGAATTATTGCTCGCCGATTACACCCAGCTCAAAATATACAGGGAGAAACGAGCAGGAACTTTTAGTTTGgcctcgccaaagaagagCTTCATAGGAACACATTATAGGTGGAAGGGGCTTCCTGCTGACGTTCAGGATATCATACTTCCGCATGGCCCGGAGTACTATTTCTACGACTCTGGGAGGGAGTTATGGTTCAGTGACTACCCTCAGCAGCTAAGCTTTGCACACCATTTTGTGCTCCGGATCCCGAAAGAGTCCCCGTTCTCATGTCTCTATTCTTCGTCGTGCTTTGCTCCTGACACAGAGGGGCCTTCTTCCTACAAAATCGCAGCTAACATTAGCGAATGTCCAACGGCTCTTACAGTGCACGAGTTTACAGCACATCAGACCATTACCGGCGGCAGGAACAGGCGCTGGCTATCTATCCTAGCCGAATTAGGGTCTTCAAATATTAATTTCGGCTTACAAGAGACAATGATCCTGTTTCATCACCTTGCATTGCAAGCAGGCCCTAGGCTGGAACACACTAACTTCCGGGCCGTCCATGTTATGTTCAGGGATGAACAGTTTTGTCAAAGAATGACGGAACAAGTTAGCCGGCATGCAGAATCGATAGCCACAAACCACCGTGAGCACAATATGATGGAAACCCTTCTTACGCTCTGTTTACGGCTATTTTCTCTGGGCTCTGCAGAGTCCCGTTTCGCGTCCAAGAGGGTCCTCCAAAAGATCCGGCAAATAACTATGAGCTGGATCAAACTACTGCGAGATGAAACAAGGAAAGCTGATGATGTGAATGTGGTCAATACCGCCGCCAGATACTGTTTCCTTTCAGCGCTCCTCTGTCGAAGGTCCTTTACGCCTTGGTTAACCAGTCAAGCGCCGCTTGATCCGGAAAGCTTGAGGTGTTTTTTTGACGCATCTTTGGCCATGCAAGAGAGTTTAGTTGCCGATTTGAGCCTCTTTTCAAATATAACAAGGAATATGTTAATCCGGGACATCAAGATGACTAGTCAGATGTCAGTTCTAATAAGTACTAGTGCTATGCAGGAACCTAACAGCATTGGAGCTGCCATTGACGCTGCATGGCCCCAAGCAGACAACAAGCCACGGAAATATGGAGAGTGGAGGTTGTTATCGCACCCTTATGAGAACTGGGTTACTTCCCAAACTGATGCATCAGACGATATTTTATCACAGAGGTTCTATTTCCACCTTCTCCAAGGTCATCTTGTCGTTGATGGTAAAACAATTGGAAAGCTGCCAGCTGACATTCGGGACTCACCAGTTCTGAAAGAGCTCTTCGGTAGTCAGCGTCTGTTTGCGCTACCTTCAAATCTCCCTGGGATGGAGTGGACACTGCTTAACTCTGCAGATGGACATCGAATCCATCTAGCTCATCGTGGTGAACAGCTAATCATACGAGCAGAGGCATATAGAAGCATTTTGGAGCTGGTGCCACGAAGTGTATTTGGGCGTGGCCCAAACTTTGACCTTCCATATCCTCTGATTATCGATTGCATTCATTGGATGGACCTCCGTACTGGCATTCTGGAGGTGAGGCAAAAGCCACGCatttggaagagaagggaaggaaaTTGGAAAATAGATATTCGAACTAGGAAATGTGAGCGGAAAAGAGTTACCTTGGTTGACCCATTTTCCAGCCTCGCGAGACAGATTTCGCAGGTCTTCCAACACTTTGAACAGTCAAACCGGATCACTATCATTCGGACTCCCAAGACTCTCATTGTCGAGCTGAAACGCTTGAACCTTGACTTCAGCCTTACAAAATGGGGCTCGCTGAAATGTCATCAACTTGGAGCTTTGATCGACCGTGATCAAGACCCGGGTACCTTTTATGGCCTCCAAAGTATGCTTGTGCTGCGTGACGACCGAAGCGGCCAGCGAAGTATACTCGTCCCCTTAGGTGACCCTAGTTGGACACGCCACGGGAGCCACGTTCGGGTGAAGCTAGAGAGCAATGGAATTTACGTGAAGTACACTATCAACAACGTGCTTCGACGACTCGAATGCCCTGCTAATCCTCGACTATTATATGTAAAGGCTCAGCTGCACGCTTTGACAAGTCACTTATTACCAGACCCGCTCACTGGTCGAACTGGTACGCAAGAAGCTCTCGATTGTCTCCGATCAGGCTTCTGCCAGCCATGGGTACCCCTATCTTCTGATGCTAGAAACATTTTGCATCAGATAGCTAGCCTGACACCGCGAAGGGAGTACTATCCAAAAGTCAAGCGGCGTCAGCAGAGGGTTTTCTGGAATCCTCATTTGACCGCGAACATCCAACATGAAGGCTTCTACCCCCTGGTCGAGGTCATTATCAAGAGATCCGAAATTCTGTCCAGGTTCTCTACCAAGCAAGCAGATTCAATTAATGAGTCTACCATGCCCGTTAGCATAAGTCATTTGCGCGAACGAGCGCATCGGCGGCGGTCAATATTTGAGGCCTTTGATTTTTCGCAGCCCGCCCTGGCTGAAGACACCCCATATGTGGCTCGCGACGGCTGGTCTAGCTCAAGGAGAGTAACCAATGTTCGCGAAGTCGTGACCTTACTTCTTAATGAGCCATCGGCAATACACACTACACGAAACCTGATGGGGTTACTCGAAAGCTGGCCGTCAATTGGCGGTTATTCGAATACCTGTACTTACTACAACATTAGCGATTATCTTTCGCTAAACGTTGCCGAAGAGTGGGGAGGTCTCGTTAACATGAGCAGAAAGtcgaggaaagaagacgtTCACAATCTTATCTTCAAACTGGGCGTGATAGCGTTTCAGGATGGGGTAAATATGACGGCACTGCGAGTTATTGCATCCTTTTTCGTGTTTCCAGAGTTTAGAAGCGGCCTGCAGTTTCCTCactttccttcttttgttAGATTCGCTAGGGACGAGAAGCCTACTGTTGATTCGCTGCTACCGCTTATCAGGATGTCTTACCCTGCCAGACCTATGATTTCAAGGAGACATCGGGTTTACAAGGACTCCGCGCTTGGCTACGAAGCGAACTGTGAGAAGGAGGGTGTTGAACTGGCGAAACTGCTGATTCGACAATGGCCTTGCGCAGAACCTTCTGCGGAATATTTCGAGCCGAAGGATATAGATAAAGCGCAGGCCATGAAGGCTCTACTACCGGAGTGGACAAGAATTTATCATAATTTACACTTCCAAGGTCATATAGAGAAGGTCCAGACGATCCTAAATCATCACTACCGAGTGTACTATGATTTTGCGCCTATGGCGGCCTCGAGCAGCATTCATAAGGAATACCTGGGTCCGAAGCGAAAGTTCATTTTTGTTTCCTATCCTAAAGTGAAAGAAGACCTCTTAGCCAAGCCGGCACTTGGGCTTCTTGAAACTCTGGGGCTGCCTAAGGAGACTGCGGTCCCGGAAGTTGAAGAGCCGCCGACTGGAACCCAGGACTCCAATACTTTGCAGTCTCCATCACCGCATATCCTCGAGCTAGAAAACATTGTACATCAACTTGGACGGTCAGAATGCCCAGTCAAATTTGCGTACGCTCAAGATTTGGAGCAGAGTATCGCAGCTCTGAAGACAATTAGGGATACAGACCAGCTCCATCGAGCCAATCCACTAATGGAAAAAGGAACACTTGATCAGGATATTATAATATCGCGCAATAAGATCAAAGACTACTATGACTGCATCAGCAATTCTCTGTCTGCTTCTGATGAAACGTTCAAGTGGCTATCTATAGGCAACCTATGGCCGACCCTGACTCCAACTACAATTCTACAACAGCTACGTTCGACATCCCGTCATGAGTTTGGACCTGACATGAAAGAATTATTTGTCTCGTACGCTCTAGCGATTgccaagctgcagaagcttcTCAGGCTGAAAGAGGCTGCCACGAAGCGCGAGGAAAATACGGTCAACCACGATTGTACGGATCCTGGCCATGTGAACTGGAATCCGTTCGATTTTCCTGACTGGATACTACTCGAGATCGATGCAAACTTTCAAATTAGGCAGGACCAGGTTACTGTAGCCATGGAGATGATTTCACCTTCCTCTGGGTCCAATTCCGTCCTTCAGATGAATATGGGCCAGGGGAAAACGTCTGTAATTATGCCAATGGTAGCCGCGGTTCTGGCTAATGGTGAGGTACTCAGCAGGCTTCTTGTTCCAAAAGCCCTACTATCTCAGGCAGCGCAGATCCTTCAGTCACGCCTTGGGGGTCTCCTTGGGCGAGATATTGTACACGTCCCGTTTTCCAGAAGGACTCGGACAACCCACTCTCTTCTGGAAGACTACCGTCAATTACATGAGGGGACTTTGCTGAGCTCAGGTATAATACTAGGGGTGCCGGAGCATATCTTGTCGTTCAAACTCAGTGGACTCCAACGACTCGCTGACTCGAAACTGCCAGAAGCAGGTGTGATGATCGACACGCAGAAATGGCTGGAGGAAGTTTCTCGGGATGTGATTGACGAAGCGGACTTTACGCTGGCTGTAAAGACGCAGCTCATATACCCAGGCGGCTCGCAGCTAGCGGTTGATGGCCATCCTGAGCGATGGGAGGTCGCCATGACTCTTCTTGGTCTCTGTGCATGCTATCTCAAAGATCTCTCAAAAGAATACCCACGGAGCATCGACATTCTCGAGCGGAACTCAACCGGGTTTCCTGTGACTTACATACTACGGAAAGACGTGGAACACGCTTTGGTTCACAAGATTGCGCAGGATATATGCAACGAAAAGACATCTTTGTTGCCGCTCCGGGATTGCAACAAAATGGACAAAGAAGCGATCAGGCTGTTCATTACCGAGGAAAAAGTCGAAAAGTCTGTGACTAAACGCGTTGCAAAACTGTTCCCTGACACCCCCAAATTGCGCAAAGTTGTTTATCTACTGAGAGGTCTGCTGGTACACGGGATCCTCATTCTGTGCCTCAAGAAACGCTGGAACGTCGAGTACGGACTTCACCCCGGTAGGGACCCAATCGCAGTGCCCTTCCACGCTAAGGGAGTCCCATCTGAGCAGGCTGAATGGGGTCATCCGGATGTCGCAATCTTGTTCACTTGCCTCGCATTCTACTACGAGGGCttgagccagcagcagcttaAGAAAAGCCTGGGAGCAGTTCTAAAAAGCGATCATCCGTTCACTGAATATGAGCGTTGGACGCAAACCTCGGCCACGCTTCCGGAGGCGTTACGACATTGGGCTGCCATCACGGTGGACGACGCAGGCTTGGTTGCGGAAATATGGAGGCACTTGCGCTACACGCGCGAGGTTATCAATCATTTCCTGAGCAACTTTGTGTTCCCTCTGCATGCCAGACAATTTGCCACCAAATTGTCAGCGTCTGGGTGGGATTTAATTTTGAGTCGCGGCTCTCAATATCGCTCGACAGATGGGCTATGGGTCCATCCTGGTTTCACCACCGGCTTCTCCGGGACAAATGACAACCGCCGACTTCTCCCACTCACCATTGAGCAGTGCGACCTGCCTGGCTTGTCACATACGAATGCAGAGGTGTTGACCTATCTCCTTCAGCCCAGGAATCGGTGTTATCGTGTGGCTATCGGGCCGTACGAAAGACGCATGTCCGAGAATGCGTTGTTGGAGTATCTGTATAAGGAGAATATTCGGGTTCTCATTGATGCCGGTGCTTTTATCATGGAGATGAACAACGAGACCGTGGCGAAAACTTGGTTACAGGCGGACTGGAAAGCTAAGGGAGCAGTATACTTTGGCGACGACAACATACCATGGGTTATGTATCGGAACTTTAAGCGCGCACCGCTCTTTGCAAGTCCATTTGCAGATGACCTCAGCGAAGCCCTAGTCTACCTAGATGAGGCTAGAAGCCGTGGCGTGGACTTGAGATTTCCCCCGTCGGCGGTTGGAGCCTTGACGTTGGGCTTGGGACAGACCAAAGACCATACGGTGCAAG CTGCCATGAGGCTTCGTCAGCTCGGTTCAACGCAATCCGTAACCTTCATCGCACCGCCAGAAGTTCATCAGAGCATATTGCACGTTTGTAATAAGACCTCGAAAGATAAACTGGATTCGTCTGACGTCGTCGCTTGGCTGCTTGATCAGACGTGCGCAGTCAACCTCGAGCTCTCGCCTTTGTACTTTGCCCAAGGCAAAGACTTCACTTCTCGATTGCAAGCAGCGACAGCGCACAAAATGATATTTTCCAATGTTGAACACAGAACAGCCTACCTCAGAGTTCTGCAGCAACCCGAACAGCAAACCCTCGAGCAACTATACGAACCAACCTACCGCGAAGAAACTGCATCGTCGTTATCTGTCACTACCTTTGCCTCTGCGGGTAAAGTGGGCAGGCTCATGCAAGCGCTGGAGAAGCGACGACTGGAGTCTCATAAGTTGGCGTCGGTCATTAGTTCAGCTCTTGAGCAAGTAGAACAGGAACGCGAAGT